A window from Cryptomeria japonica chromosome 1, Sugi_1.0, whole genome shotgun sequence encodes these proteins:
- the LOC131856752 gene encoding uncharacterized protein LOC131856752 has product MQDVFGSDGEGVEEVEAEVDLEGELVSALEELEKIRKEYKNSKNVAAQEQDIFNKYIQESEKIIANLKAQVDDAKIINEVIKSDFDAKKSRCKELESEVETKQKECQKLEDEMEKLTKELEKCQDDLKLRMKYEGSTNELNNMLNK; this is encoded by the coding sequence ATGCAAGATGTATTTGGAAGTGATGGTGAAGGTGTAGAGGAAGTTGAAGCTGAggtagatcttgaaggtgaacttgtaagtgcacttgaggaACTCGAAAAGATaaggaaagaatacaaaaatagTAAGAATGTTGCTGCACAGGAACAAGACATATTCAACAAATATATTCAAGAGTCTGAGAAAATTATTGCCAATCTAAAAGCACAAGTGGATGATGCTAAAATAATTAATGAAGTAATAAAATCGGATTTTGATGCCAAGAAGAGTAGGTGTAAGGAGTTAGAATCAGAAGTGGAGACAAAACAAAAGGAGTGTCAGAAGCtagaagatgaaatggaaaaacTCACAAAAGAGCTTGAGAAGTGCCAAGATGATCTCAAGCTAAGAATGAAGTATGAGGGCAGCACAAATGAATTAAACAATATGTTGAATAAGTAG